The Corynebacterium felinum DNA segment CGGGTGTAGCCAGCATAATCGGGCAATTCGATCAGTTGCTTATTCAGACCGAAGCCACTGTTTTGACCCCCAGTGAAATACTCGTAAGTAAACGCGCCAACAATACCTAAGGATGCTAACGCGAGGGTGCCGACCAGAATCTTCAAACCAAGACGACGCGGAGGCTCCGGCTCATACACTTCCTCCTGGGCTGGGGCAGCCACAGTAGCAGGGCTAAACATTTGCGTGGTAGGAGCAGCCTCAACAGCATGCTCTTCAACCTCATCCTCATAATCTGAGGGCTCAATATAATGCCGAGCCGCCATCGTGACAGCGTTTCGCTCAAGGCGCTTGAGATCCTCCGCCATATCCGTGGCAGTCTGATAGCGATCCCCAGGGTGCTTAGCCATAGCGGTGAGCACCACAGCATTCACATTCAACGCGGCAGTCGGGCTTAAATCAGGAATGAAATCAGACGGCGGGGTGGGGTCTTCCTGCACATGCTGGTAGGCCACCGCGAACGGTGTTTCCCCCTCAAAGGGCGGACGGCCTGTAATAATGTCGTACATCACGCAGCCGAGCGCGTAAATATCCGAACGACCATCCACCGCTTTACCGCGAGCCTGCTCTGGGGATAGGTACTGCGCAGTACCGATCACCGCAGATGTTTGGGTCATCGCCGAGGTGGCGTCGTCAAGCGCACGCGCAATACCGAAGTCCATGATCTTGACCACGCCAGTGTTGGTGATCATCACATTCGCCGGCTTGATATCGCGGTGCACAATGCCCGCGTCGTGGCTTGCCTGCAGCGCCTCGCACACTGGAATCAGCGTTGTTGCCGCTTCCTCGGGGGAAAGCGGGCCGCCCTCGCGCACAATATCGCGCAGGTTTCGGCCGTTGACCAGCTCCATCACAATATATGGAGTAGAAATCCCGTCCCGCTCCGTCTCGCCGGTGTCATAGACCGCAACGATCGCGGGGTGATTCAACCGGCCCGCATTGTGGGCTTCCTTGCGGAAACGCTCGCGGAAATTCACATCCCGCGCCAAATCTTGGCGCAGAACCTTGATCGCAACTTCACGCCCCAACAGCGTATCGGTTGCTTGATACACCTCAGACATGCCCCCGGTGCCGACGACGGGACCGAGCTCGTAGCGATTGGCGATGATATCACTCACTGGCTTGCTCCTGGGTTCGTTGTGGGATCAGTAGGTTCAAGGGTTACAGTTGGGACAGGCTCCGGCTCACTCGTGGGCACGATCACCTCCGAGGGTTCCACTATCACCGATGAAATCGGGGGCAGCGTTGGTTCAGCCTCCGATGTTGTGATCACTGGCGGTGCTGAGGTTGTTGGCTCGACAGTCATCGTAATCGTCGGTATCGGTTCTGGTGTAGTCTCCGGCGTAATAGTAACGGTTTCCGGCGCGGGAGGCACACTGGGCTCCGGCTGGAACGACTGACTATTCAGATACAACACCGTACCCGCCGCTAACGCAAAAGCAACAACAACTGCGATTAAAAAGCCCACCAAAAAGCCCGATGACGAGCGTTTTGGCTCCACAATCTGCGACTGCGGAATCGGACGATTCGGGGTTCTAGGGTGCACAGCGGGGGCTGATGCCGAGGATGTTCCCGTCACCGCCGATGCTACTGCCGTCACCGCTGTGGGGCTGGCCTCTGCGGGCACCACACGCGCTGCACCGGAAGGCTGCGGCGGGCGCTTGCCCAACCGTGCAGCCGAAATTGCTTTCTCCAGCTCAGCGCCATCACCATAGCGGTGGGTGGGGTCTTTGCGCAGCGCAATCCCGATCAGCTCGCGCGTGGGTGCGCTTATCGACGTCGGAAGCGCAGGTGGTGCGTTATTGATGTGGGCGATCGCCACGGACACGGAAGAATCACCACTAAAGGGGCGTTTTCCTGTGAGCAATTCGTAGCCGACCACACCCAAGGAATACACGTCGGTAGCAAAGGTGACATCAAGCCCTTGGGCTTGCTCCGGGGAGACGTATTGCGCGGTGCCCACCACCATGCCCGTGCGGGTCAAAGGAACCGATGATGCCGCCTTGGCAATACCAAAATCGGTGATTTTCACTGTCCCGTTTTGGGTAATCAAAATATTGCCCGGCTTAATGTCTCGGTGCACCAAACCCAGTTCGTGGATGCGCCGCAAACCGTGGGCGGCCTGCTCAAGAATGTCGAGAGCTTCTTCTTCGGGGATCATCCCGCGCCGTGCAATGAGGTCGGCTAAGGATTCGCCCCGAACGAATTCCATCACGATGAAGCACAAGTTTCGTCCGGAGGCGGGGTCGACTAGTTCACGGTAGTCGTAGGTGCGTACCACGTTGCGGGAGATGATATCTTCGCTGGCGAGTGCCTCGTTGCGGAAACGCGAGAGGAATTCGACGTTGTCGCTAAATTCTGGGCGTAGAACCTTGACTGCGACTTCGCGCTGGTTTCGCACATCATCGGCAAGGTACACCGTTGACATGCCACCAGTGCCGACTACCCATTGGAGTTGGTAATCCGGACCGATGAGTGATTGGATATGCTCCATTTAGTTTTCTCCCCTCGGGGCGGTGGCCAAAATAGCGCGACCAATAGGGGCTGCCACGGAACCACCGGTGGCTGCTTGGCCACGGTCGCCGCCGTTTTTCACAACCACTGCTACAGCCACGTCTTCGCCGGGGGCGAAGGCGATGTACCACGCGTGGGGGTTGGAGTTGCGGGAGTCAACGCCGTGTTCGGCAGTGCCAGTTTTCGAGGCAATGTTGTGGCCGTTAAACCCTGCGGTGTGACGCTCCGATGCTTGCATGAGCTCGGTGAGAGTCTGGGCGGTTTCGGGGCTAATGGAATGGGAGAGTTCTTTGGGTTTGGTTTCGCTGATCACGCTGAGGTCGCTGGCGACGATGCGGGAGACTACAT contains these protein-coding regions:
- the pknB gene encoding Stk1 family PASTA domain-containing Ser/Thr kinase translates to MSEVYQATDTLLGREVAIKVLRQDLARDVNFRERFRKEAHNAGRLNHPAIVAVYDTGETERDGISTPYIVMELVNGRNLRDIVREGGPLSPEEAATTLIPVCEALQASHDAGIVHRDIKPANVMITNTGVVKIMDFGIARALDDATSAMTQTSAVIGTAQYLSPEQARGKAVDGRSDIYALGCVMYDIITGRPPFEGETPFAVAYQHVQEDPTPPSDFIPDLSPTAALNVNAVVLTAMAKHPGDRYQTATDMAEDLKRLERNAVTMAARHYIEPSDYEDEVEEHAVEAAPTTQMFSPATVAAPAQEEVYEPEPPRRLGLKILVGTLALASLGIVGAFTYEYFTGGQNSGFGLNKQLIELPDYAGYTREAAASDLAAKGLQVQISEEANPTVERGDVIRTNPAAGSSIQSGTTVTLFVSSGKEVTEVPDLTGKSTAEANNILNAAGLELDSVVREDSSDKVEEGKIMEQTPSAGSQVSKGSKVTITVSMGVAKERVPVVTGMLWSQAEGNLTSLGFEPVVEVIDHTAPEGTVVEVAGEGTQVDARSRITVRISNGQMITMPDLVGLNMTAAVKALHDAGWKGQANQIALGDPLKTSSLVDGGRVAVQVQPAGSHIRKDSAIAVSLWEFDIASLAP
- a CDS encoding serine/threonine-protein kinase; the protein is MEHIQSLIGPDYQLQWVVGTGGMSTVYLADDVRNQREVAVKVLRPEFSDNVEFLSRFRNEALASEDIISRNVVRTYDYRELVDPASGRNLCFIVMEFVRGESLADLIARRGMIPEEEALDILEQAAHGLRRIHELGLVHRDIKPGNILITQNGTVKITDFGIAKAASSVPLTRTGMVVGTAQYVSPEQAQGLDVTFATDVYSLGVVGYELLTGKRPFSGDSSVSVAIAHINNAPPALPTSISAPTRELIGIALRKDPTHRYGDGAELEKAISAARLGKRPPQPSGAARVVPAEASPTAVTAVASAVTGTSSASAPAVHPRTPNRPIPQSQIVEPKRSSSGFLVGFLIAVVVAFALAAGTVLYLNSQSFQPEPSVPPAPETVTITPETTPEPIPTITMTVEPTTSAPPVITTSEAEPTLPPISSVIVEPSEVIVPTSEPEPVPTVTLEPTDPTTNPGASQ